The genomic DNA GGAGTGCGGCTCCACCACCAACAACGCAGCGCGCCAGAAGGACGTGGCGTTTGCCGTGACCACCTATGTGGAAGAAGTGCGCACCGCCGTGAAGTCCAGCTCGGGCATCACGTCGATCAAGGACTTGAACGGCAAGACCATTGCCACCACCACGGGCACCACGTCGGTGCAGACCCTGCGCAAGCACGAGCGCGCTGGCGGCATCGACTTCAAGGAAGTCTTCGGCAAGGACCACGCTGACAGCTTCCTGATGCTGGAAACGGGCCGCGCTGACGCTTTCGTGATGGACGCCTCCATCCTGGCGGCCAACATCTCCAAGTCCAAGAACCCCGCCGACTACAAGATCGTCGGTGAAGTCCTGAGCGTGGAGCCCATCGCCTGCATGCTGCGCAAGGACGATGCAGCCTTCAAGAAGGCCGTGGACGACTCCATCAAGCGCCAGATCGCGGACGGTTCGCTGGCCAAGCTGTACGACAAGTGGTTCATGCAGCCCGTGCCGCCGACCAACACCAAGATCGGCCTGCCGATCTCCGATGCCACCAAGGCCGCCTGGGCATCGCCTAACGACAAGCCCATGGAAGACTACGCAAAGAAGTGATCTTCTGAGCGCTTGTGCCCCTTCGGCCAGCCGGTTTGAAGGGGCTTTTTTGTTGGGCTCGCGAGCGGTAGCGGCCAACGCAACACCAAGAATTAAAGGGGTGCTCCTATGAGTTGGGATTGGCAGGTGTTCTGCCAGGACACCATGGACCGGGAAGTCGTGCAAAGCTGCTTTGGCAAGGGCGGCGACATCACGTACCTGGACTGGATGCTGTCGGCCTGGGGCTGGACGGTGTCTGTTTCTCTGCTGGCACTTGTGCTGGCACTTGTTTTGGGCTCTTTCATCGGCACGCTGCGCACTCTGCAGGACCGGCCGGTGATCGTTCGGCTGGGCAATGCCTGGGTCGAGCTATTCCGCAATATTCCGCTGCTGGTCCAGATCTTCCTCTGGTACCACGTCCTGCCGAGCCTGTTCCCGGTGCTCAAGGGCGTTCCGGGGTTTGCACTGGTCGTGCTGGCCCTGGGCTTCTTCACCTCGGCGCGTATCGCCGAGCAGGTGCGTTCGGGCATCCAGACGCTGCCACGCGGCCAGCGCTATGCCGGCCTGGCGGTGGGGTTCACCACGTTCCAGACCTACCGCTATGTGCTGCTGCCCATGGCGTTTCGCATCATCATCCCGCCGCTGACCAGCGAGACGATGAACATCTTCAAGAACTCGTCGGTGGCGTTTGCCGTGTCGGTGGCCGAACTCACCATGTTCGCCATGCAGGCGCAGGAAGAAACCTCGCGCGGCATCGAGGTGTACCTGGCCGTGACGGCGCTCTACATCATCTCGGCCTTTGCCATCAACCGGATCATGGCGTTCATCGAGAAGCGCGTGCGCATCCCGGGCATGGTCGTGGCCAGCAGCGCAGGCGGAGGTCATTGATATGAATCTCGACTTCTCCTTCTACAACTGGGATCTCATCTCCAATTTCGTGCTCAAGGGGCTGTACTTCAGCCTGCTGCTCACCTTCGTGGCCACCATTGGCGGGGTGATCTTCGGCACCGTGCTCGCGCTCATGCGCCTGTCGGGCAAGAAATGGCTCGACGTGCCCGCCACCATCTACGTCAACGGCATGCGCAGCATTCCGCTGGTGATGGTGATCCTGTGGTTCTTCCTGCTGGTGCCCGCCATCATCGGGCGGCCCATCGGCGCGGAAGTGTCGGCCGTGGTGACCTTCATCGCGTTCGAGGCCGCCTATTTCAGCGAGATCATGCGCGCCGGCATCCAGTCCATCCCGCGCGGACAGGTGCATGCCGGCCAGGCGCTGGGCATGACGTATGGCCAGAACATGAAGCTCGTGGTGCTGCCGCAGGCGTTCCGCAACATGCTGCCGGTGCTGCTCACGCAGACCATCATCCTGTTCCAGGACACGTCGCTGGTCTACGCCATCGGCGCCTACGACATGCTCAAGGGCTTCGAAGTGGCAGGCAAGAACTTCGGCCGGCCCATCGAGGCCTACCTGGCGGCCGCCGTCCTGTACTTTGTGATGTGCTACGCGCTGTCCTGGATGGTCAAGCGCCTGCACCAGAAGATCGCAATTATTCGGTAGCCCCCCTGAGTCGCCTTCGGCGCCTTCCCCCGAGAGGGACGGCGCCAGTGGCCTGGCAAAGCCAGTTCCACGGCGTCCTCGCATGGGGCCGGATCGGTCTCATGCGCAGCGCCCTGAACAAGTGACGAGAGAAGAGATTGGAGAAAGAAATGATCGAACTCAAGAACGTATCCAAGTGGTATGGCCCCGTGCAGGTGCTCAACGAATGCTCGGCCACCATCAACAAGGGTGAAGTGGTGGTGGTGTGCGGGCCCTCGGGCTCGGGCAAATCCACGC from Acidovorax sp. A79 includes the following:
- a CDS encoding amino acid ABC transporter substrate-binding protein codes for the protein MKKHLLAVAVTALAAGSAFAQATDTLAKIKASGSVTLGVRESSGLSYTLGNGKFVGFHTEMGEVVLADIQKQLGLPKLDVKYQPVTSQNRIPLVTNGTVDLECGSTTNNAARQKDVAFAVTTYVEEVRTAVKSSSGITSIKDLNGKTIATTTGTTSVQTLRKHERAGGIDFKEVFGKDHADSFLMLETGRADAFVMDASILAANISKSKNPADYKIVGEVLSVEPIACMLRKDDAAFKKAVDDSIKRQIADGSLAKLYDKWFMQPVPPTNTKIGLPISDATKAAWASPNDKPMEDYAKK
- a CDS encoding amino acid ABC transporter permease, producing the protein MSWDWQVFCQDTMDREVVQSCFGKGGDITYLDWMLSAWGWTVSVSLLALVLALVLGSFIGTLRTLQDRPVIVRLGNAWVELFRNIPLLVQIFLWYHVLPSLFPVLKGVPGFALVVLALGFFTSARIAEQVRSGIQTLPRGQRYAGLAVGFTTFQTYRYVLLPMAFRIIIPPLTSETMNIFKNSSVAFAVSVAELTMFAMQAQEETSRGIEVYLAVTALYIISAFAINRIMAFIEKRVRIPGMVVASSAGGGH
- a CDS encoding amino acid ABC transporter permease, coding for MNLDFSFYNWDLISNFVLKGLYFSLLLTFVATIGGVIFGTVLALMRLSGKKWLDVPATIYVNGMRSIPLVMVILWFFLLVPAIIGRPIGAEVSAVVTFIAFEAAYFSEIMRAGIQSIPRGQVHAGQALGMTYGQNMKLVVLPQAFRNMLPVLLTQTIILFQDTSLVYAIGAYDMLKGFEVAGKNFGRPIEAYLAAAVLYFVMCYALSWMVKRLHQKIAIIR